The Kitasatospora paranensis genome has a window encoding:
- a CDS encoding M48 family metallopeptidase, translating to MTDLAKDSTTPSRRRQRFPEISTRAWEHPADRSALVALRKLSGFDDILKKLAGLVSERSVRLMFLATAVKTSERQFPELYDMVRDAAYVLDLEKVPDLYVTQDPTVNAMCIGMETPIIVVTSGLVELLDEEELRAVIGHEVGHAMSGHAVYRTMLLILTNIAARIAWLPLGSLAIAAVITALKEWFRKAELSCDRAGLLAGQDVHASMRGLMKLAGGHNLAEMNVDAFLEQAEEYEKAGDLRDGVLKLLQVLPQTHPFAVVRVAQLKKWAESDEHRSILAGAYPRRGDDPETSVGAQWKAAADSYSQSVKESKDPLMGLLRDVAGGVGTVGGRLRDSFVGAGRASAPGANGSSNGNGSGPDGGSPEQ from the coding sequence ATGACCGACCTTGCCAAGGACAGCACCACCCCGAGCCGCCGCCGGCAGCGCTTCCCGGAGATCTCCACCCGGGCCTGGGAGCACCCCGCCGACCGCTCGGCGCTGGTCGCCCTGCGCAAGCTCAGCGGATTCGACGACATCCTCAAGAAGCTCGCGGGCCTGGTCTCCGAGCGCAGCGTCCGGCTGATGTTCCTGGCCACCGCGGTGAAGACCTCGGAGCGCCAGTTCCCGGAGCTGTACGACATGGTCCGGGACGCCGCCTACGTGCTCGACCTGGAGAAGGTCCCGGACCTGTACGTCACCCAGGACCCGACCGTGAACGCGATGTGCATCGGCATGGAGACGCCGATCATCGTCGTCACCAGCGGCCTCGTCGAGCTCCTCGACGAGGAGGAGCTGCGCGCGGTGATCGGCCACGAGGTCGGGCACGCGATGTCCGGGCACGCCGTGTACCGCACCATGCTGCTCATCCTCACCAACATCGCCGCCCGGATCGCCTGGCTGCCGCTCGGCAGCCTGGCCATCGCCGCCGTCATCACCGCGCTCAAGGAGTGGTTCCGCAAGGCCGAGCTCTCCTGCGACCGGGCCGGCCTGCTCGCGGGCCAGGACGTGCACGCCTCGATGCGCGGCCTGATGAAGCTGGCGGGCGGCCACAACCTGGCCGAGATGAACGTCGACGCCTTCCTGGAGCAGGCCGAGGAGTACGAGAAGGCCGGCGACCTGCGCGACGGCGTGCTCAAGCTGCTCCAGGTGCTGCCGCAGACCCACCCGTTCGCGGTGGTGCGGGTCGCACAGCTGAAGAAGTGGGCCGAGAGCGACGAGCACCGCTCGATCCTCGCCGGCGCCTACCCGCGGCGCGGGGACGACCCGGAGACCTCGGTCGGCGCCCAGTGGAAGGCCGCGGCGGACTCCTACTCGCAGTCGGTGAAGGAGTCGAAGGACCCGCTGATGGGCCTGCTGCGGGACGTCGCCGGCGGTGTCGGCACGGTCGGCGGCCGGCTGCGGGACAGCTTCGTCGGGGCCGGGCGCGCGAGCGCCCCCGGTGCCAACGGCAGCAGCAACGGCAACGGGAGCGGCCCCGACGGCGGCTCGCCGGAGCAGTGA
- a CDS encoding glutamate-5-semialdehyde dehydrogenase: protein MSDHATTDSPVLAAARRAREAAAVLAPLPRSVKDAALLAIADALVARTAEITAANAQDVARAREAGTAESVVDRLSLTAERIAAIASDVRDVVGLPDPVGEVVRGYTLPNGLDVRQVRVPLGVVGIIYEARPNVTVDAAALCLKSGNAVLLRGSASAYRSNTALVAVLRDAVEAAGLPADVVQLVPGESRDSVQELMRARGLVDVLIPRGGASLIRTVVEGSTVPVIETGTGNCHVYVDARTDLAMAVGILLNSKAQRVSVCNAAETLLVHQDVADEFLPLALEALAAAGVTVHGDDAVLKAAEGTSATAVPATDQDWGAEYLSYDIAAAVVPSLEAAVAHIRRWSSGHTEAIVTTSQAAARRFTQLVDSTTVAVNASTRFTDGGEFGFGAEIGISTQKLHARGPMGLPELTSTKYIVTGDGHVRGEATQTVGG, encoded by the coding sequence ATGAGCGACCACGCCACCACCGACAGCCCCGTCCTCGCCGCCGCGCGCCGTGCCCGTGAGGCGGCCGCCGTGCTCGCCCCGCTGCCGCGCAGCGTCAAGGACGCCGCGCTGCTGGCGATCGCGGACGCCCTGGTGGCCCGGACGGCGGAGATCACCGCCGCCAACGCCCAGGACGTGGCGCGGGCCCGCGAGGCCGGTACGGCCGAGTCGGTGGTCGACCGGCTGAGCCTCACCGCGGAGCGGATCGCCGCGATCGCCTCCGACGTCCGCGACGTGGTCGGCCTGCCCGACCCGGTCGGCGAGGTGGTGCGCGGCTACACGCTGCCCAACGGTCTGGACGTCCGCCAGGTCCGGGTGCCGCTCGGCGTGGTCGGCATCATCTACGAGGCCCGCCCCAACGTGACCGTGGACGCCGCCGCGCTCTGCCTGAAGTCCGGCAACGCCGTGCTGCTGCGCGGCTCGGCCTCCGCGTACCGCTCGAACACGGCGCTGGTCGCCGTGCTGCGCGACGCCGTCGAGGCGGCCGGGCTGCCCGCCGACGTCGTCCAGCTGGTGCCGGGCGAGAGCCGCGACTCGGTGCAGGAGCTGATGCGCGCCCGGGGCCTGGTCGACGTGCTGATCCCGCGCGGCGGCGCCTCGCTGATCCGCACCGTGGTCGAGGGCTCCACCGTGCCGGTCATCGAGACCGGCACCGGCAACTGCCACGTGTACGTGGACGCCCGGACGGACCTCGCGATGGCGGTCGGCATCCTGCTGAACTCCAAGGCGCAGCGGGTCAGCGTCTGCAACGCGGCGGAGACCCTGCTGGTGCACCAGGACGTCGCGGACGAGTTCCTGCCGCTCGCGCTGGAGGCGCTGGCCGCGGCGGGGGTGACCGTGCACGGTGACGACGCGGTGCTGAAGGCCGCCGAGGGCACGTCGGCGACGGCGGTGCCGGCGACCGACCAGGACTGGGGCGCGGAGTACCTGTCGTACGACATCGCGGCTGCGGTGGTGCCGTCGCTGGAGGCCGCGGTGGCGCACATCCGCCGCTGGTCCTCCGGTCACACCGAGGCGATCGTGACGACCTCGCAGGCGGCCGCCCGCCGGTTCACCCAGCTGGTGGACTCGACGACGGTGGCGGTCAACGCCTCGACCCGGTTCACCGACGGGGGTGAGTTCGGTTTCGGCGCGGAGATCGGCATCTCCACCCAGAAGCTGCACGCCCGGGGCCCGATGGGCCTGCCGGAGCTGACCTCGACCAAGTACATCGTCACTGGTGACGGCCATGTGCGCGGTGAGGCGACGCAGACCGTCGGGGGCTGA
- the proB gene encoding glutamate 5-kinase has translation MTDQTLRQDVLDARRIVVKVGSSSLTTAAGGLDADRVDALVDAIAKVRARPDAPDVVLVSSGAIAAGLSPLGLDRRPHDLARQQAAASVGQGLLVARYTASFARYGIRVGQVLLTAEDASRRAHYRNAYRTLDQLLAMGAMPVVNENDTVATAEIKFGDNDRLAALVAHLVRADLLVLLSDVDGLYDGDPSRPGSSRIETVSGAHDLDGIEIGSAGKAGVGTGGMVTKVEAARIATGAGIPVVLTAASQAADALAGRPTGTLFRRTGSRSADRLLWLEHASTPRGALQLDAGAVDAVVNGGKSLLPAGVTKVEGDFTAGDPVDLLGENGHIVARGLVNFDARELPRLLGRSTRELAQELGAAYEREVVHRDDLVVLRG, from the coding sequence ATGACGGATCAGACACTGCGGCAGGACGTCCTCGACGCCCGGCGGATCGTCGTCAAGGTCGGCTCCTCCTCGCTCACCACCGCGGCCGGCGGCCTCGACGCCGACCGGGTCGACGCGCTCGTCGACGCGATCGCCAAGGTCCGGGCCCGCCCGGACGCCCCGGACGTCGTCCTGGTCTCCTCCGGCGCCATCGCCGCCGGGCTGTCCCCGCTCGGGCTGGACCGCCGCCCGCACGACCTGGCCCGCCAGCAGGCCGCCGCCAGCGTCGGCCAGGGCCTGCTGGTGGCCCGCTACACGGCCTCCTTCGCCCGGTACGGCATCCGGGTCGGCCAGGTCCTGCTGACCGCCGAGGACGCCAGCCGGCGCGCCCACTACCGCAACGCCTACCGCACCCTCGACCAGCTGCTGGCGATGGGCGCGATGCCGGTCGTCAACGAGAACGACACCGTCGCCACCGCCGAAATCAAGTTCGGCGACAACGACCGGCTGGCCGCCCTGGTCGCCCACCTCGTCCGGGCCGACCTGCTGGTGCTGCTCTCCGACGTCGACGGCCTGTACGACGGGGACCCGAGCAGGCCCGGCAGCAGCCGGATCGAGACCGTCTCCGGGGCGCACGACCTCGACGGCATCGAGATCGGCAGCGCGGGCAAGGCGGGCGTCGGCACCGGCGGCATGGTGACCAAGGTGGAGGCCGCCCGGATCGCCACCGGCGCCGGCATCCCGGTGGTGCTCACCGCCGCCAGCCAGGCAGCCGACGCCCTCGCCGGTCGGCCCACCGGCACGCTGTTCCGGCGTACCGGCAGCCGCTCCGCGGACCGGCTCCTGTGGCTCGAACACGCCTCCACCCCGCGCGGTGCGCTCCAGCTCGACGCGGGCGCCGTGGACGCGGTCGTCAACGGCGGGAAGTCGCTGCTCCCGGCCGGTGTGACCAAGGTCGAGGGCGACTTCACCGCGGGTGATCCGGTCGACCTTCTTGGTGAAAACGGCCACATCGTGGCCCGCGGACTGGTCAACTTTGATGCGAGGGAGCTGCCCCGGCTGCTCGGCCGGTCCACGCGGGAGCTGGCCCAGGAGCTCGGTGCCGCGTACGAGCGCGAGGTCGTCCACCGGGACGACCTGGTCGTCCTGCGCGGCTGA
- the obgE gene encoding GTPase ObgE — MTTFVDRVELYVAAGNGGHGCASVHREKFKPLGGPDGGNGGEGGSVTLVVDSQITTLLEYHHSPKRKATNGKPGAGGHRTGADGQGLVLPVPDGTVVLDKQGNVLADLVGHGTSFVAAAGGRGGLGNSALASARRKAPGFALLGEPGEARDIVMELKSVADVALVGYPSAGKSSLISVLSAAKPKIADYPFTTLIPNLGVVTAGETVYTIADVPGLIPGASQGKGLGLEFLRHVERCEVLVHVLDCATLEPGRDPLTDLETIESELAQYGGLEDRPRLVALNKIDVPDGQDIADLTRASLEERGYRVFEVSAVAHKGLRELSYALAQIVAEARAAKPVEESTRIVLRPTAVDDAGFTITEEDGAYRIRGGKPERWVRQTDFANDEAVGYLADRLARLGVEQELWKIGAKEGDTVIIGPDENAVVFDWEPTMASGAEMLGRRGEDHRFETQRPAVDRRREKQRGRDAAEDEYRAFEALSSGRAALEGDEDEDH; from the coding sequence ATGACCACCTTCGTGGACCGCGTCGAGCTGTACGTCGCCGCGGGTAACGGAGGCCACGGCTGCGCCTCCGTCCATCGCGAGAAGTTCAAGCCGCTCGGCGGACCCGACGGCGGCAACGGCGGTGAGGGCGGCAGCGTCACCCTCGTCGTGGACTCCCAGATCACCACCCTGCTCGAGTACCACCACTCGCCCAAGCGCAAGGCCACCAACGGCAAGCCGGGCGCGGGCGGGCACCGGACGGGCGCCGACGGCCAGGGCCTCGTGCTGCCGGTGCCGGACGGCACCGTGGTGCTCGACAAGCAGGGCAACGTGCTGGCCGACCTGGTCGGCCACGGCACCAGCTTCGTCGCCGCCGCCGGCGGCCGCGGCGGCCTCGGCAACTCCGCGCTGGCCTCCGCCCGCCGCAAGGCCCCCGGCTTCGCGCTGCTCGGCGAGCCCGGCGAGGCCCGCGACATCGTGATGGAGCTCAAGTCCGTCGCCGACGTCGCCCTGGTCGGCTACCCGAGCGCCGGCAAGTCCTCGCTGATCTCGGTGCTCTCCGCGGCCAAGCCGAAGATCGCGGACTACCCGTTCACCACCCTGATCCCCAACCTCGGCGTGGTCACCGCCGGCGAGACGGTCTACACCATCGCCGATGTCCCCGGCCTGATCCCGGGTGCCAGCCAGGGCAAGGGCCTGGGCCTGGAGTTCCTGCGCCACGTCGAGCGCTGCGAGGTCCTGGTGCACGTCCTGGACTGCGCCACCCTGGAGCCGGGCCGCGACCCGCTCACCGACCTGGAGACCATCGAGTCCGAGCTCGCCCAGTACGGCGGCCTGGAGGACCGGCCGCGCCTGGTCGCGCTGAACAAGATCGACGTCCCGGACGGCCAGGACATCGCGGACCTCACCCGCGCGTCGCTGGAGGAGCGCGGCTACCGCGTCTTCGAGGTCTCCGCGGTCGCCCACAAGGGCCTGCGCGAACTCAGCTACGCCCTGGCGCAGATCGTCGCCGAGGCCCGGGCCGCCAAGCCCGTCGAGGAGTCGACCCGGATCGTGCTGCGGCCGACCGCCGTGGACGACGCCGGCTTCACCATCACCGAGGAGGACGGCGCCTACCGCATCCGCGGCGGCAAGCCCGAGCGCTGGGTGCGCCAGACCGACTTCGCCAACGACGAGGCCGTCGGCTACCTCGCGGACCGGCTGGCCCGCCTGGGCGTCGAGCAGGAGCTGTGGAAGATCGGCGCCAAGGAGGGCGACACGGTCATCATCGGCCCCGACGAGAACGCCGTCGTCTTCGACTGGGAGCCGACCATGGCCTCCGGCGCGGAGATGCTCGGCCGCCGCGGCGAGGACCACCGCTTCGAGACCCAGCGCCCCGCCGTCGACCGCCGCCGCGAGAAGCAGCGCGGCCGGGACGCCGCCGAGGACGAGTACCGCGCCTTCGAGGCGCTCTCCTCCGGCCGCGCCGCCCTGGAGGGCGACGAGGACGAGGACCACTGA
- the rpmA gene encoding 50S ribosomal protein L27: protein MAHKKGASSTRNGRDSNAQRLGVKRFGGQVVSAGEIIVRQRGTHFHPGANVGRGGDDTLFALSAGAVQFGNRRGRKVVNIVAVEA from the coding sequence ATGGCACACAAGAAGGGCGCAAGCTCTACCCGGAACGGCCGTGACTCGAACGCCCAGCGCCTCGGCGTCAAGCGCTTCGGCGGCCAGGTCGTCAGCGCCGGCGAGATCATCGTCCGCCAGCGCGGCACCCACTTCCACCCGGGTGCCAACGTCGGCCGTGGCGGCGACGACACCCTGTTCGCGCTGAGCGCCGGTGCCGTGCAGTTCGGCAACCGCCGCGGCCGCAAGGTCGTCAACATCGTGGCCGTCGAGGCCTGA
- the rplU gene encoding 50S ribosomal protein L21: protein MYAIVRAGGRQHKVAVGDVLEIDRIDAKPGDSVELSTILVVDGDAVTSDPWVLGGVKAHAEVVEETKGDKIVILRYKNKTGYRRRQGHRQKFTAVRITSIDSVSK, encoded by the coding sequence ATGTACGCGATCGTTCGCGCAGGCGGCCGCCAGCACAAGGTCGCCGTCGGCGACGTGCTGGAGATTGACCGCATCGACGCCAAGCCGGGTGACTCGGTCGAGCTGTCGACCATCCTGGTCGTCGACGGTGACGCCGTCACCTCCGACCCGTGGGTCCTCGGCGGCGTGAAGGCGCACGCCGAGGTCGTCGAGGAGACCAAGGGCGACAAGATCGTCATCCTCCGCTACAAGAACAAGACGGGTTACCGCCGTCGTCAGGGTCACCGCCAGAAGTTCACCGCGGTGCGCATCACGAGCATCGACTCCGTCAGCAAGTAA